Proteins encoded within one genomic window of Prauserella marina:
- a CDS encoding iron chaperone, whose translation MGEVTDYVGTLEEPARSLVGKLIAHAGELVPEHEEGMSYGMPALRYRGRPLVSIVVTRRGYSLFPFSSTVVATVTEGQDIETTKGGIRFTDARPVPVAVVEKAVLARKAEIDASY comes from the coding sequence ATGGGTGAGGTCACCGATTACGTCGGCACACTGGAGGAACCGGCTCGTTCACTGGTCGGCAAACTCATCGCCCACGCGGGTGAGCTGGTTCCCGAGCACGAGGAGGGCATGAGTTACGGGATGCCCGCGCTGCGCTATCGGGGGCGCCCGCTGGTCAGCATCGTCGTGACTCGGCGGGGTTATTCGTTGTTCCCCTTCAGCTCCACCGTGGTCGCGACGGTGACCGAAGGTCAGGACATCGAGACGACCAAGGGCGGCATCCGGTTCACCGACGCGAGGCCCGTTCCGGTCGCCGTCGTCGAGAAAGCAGTGCTGGCGCGCAAAGCGGAGATCGACGCGAGCTACTGA
- a CDS encoding ABC transporter ATP-binding protein, whose protein sequence is MSQRQRGLSAERVSWSAGGRLIVDGVDISLPHGATVGLLGPNGSGKSTLLRLLAGLRAPGSGVVRLDGEPLAGLRRAAVARRIAVVEQQADTQVELTVRDVVRLGRIAHTSAWAGVKEHDTAAVSEALAHTGLTELAGQSWRTLSGGERQRVQLARALAQQPRELLLDEPTNHLDIQFQLELLALVASLPVTTLIALHDLNLAAMYCDRLVVLDKGVVVAEGQPGDIVTSALIAEVYGVRAEVTPVGEGGRPHVRFLGTTRAAVTGWETGN, encoded by the coding sequence GTGAGCCAGCGACAGCGGGGACTCAGCGCCGAGCGGGTGAGCTGGTCGGCGGGTGGCAGGCTCATCGTCGACGGCGTCGACATCTCGTTGCCGCACGGCGCCACCGTCGGGCTGCTCGGTCCCAACGGTTCCGGCAAGTCGACGTTGCTGCGGCTGCTCGCCGGGCTGCGTGCTCCGGGCAGCGGGGTGGTCCGGCTCGACGGCGAGCCGCTTGCCGGGCTGCGCCGCGCGGCCGTTGCCCGCCGGATCGCGGTGGTCGAACAGCAGGCGGACACCCAGGTGGAGCTGACGGTGCGGGACGTCGTGCGGCTCGGCCGCATCGCCCACACCTCGGCGTGGGCGGGTGTGAAGGAGCACGACACGGCCGCCGTGTCGGAGGCACTGGCCCACACCGGGCTTACCGAGCTGGCAGGACAGTCGTGGCGCACCCTGTCGGGCGGGGAACGGCAGCGCGTCCAGCTCGCGCGCGCACTCGCGCAGCAGCCACGGGAACTGTTGCTCGACGAGCCGACCAACCACCTCGACATCCAGTTTCAGTTGGAGCTGCTCGCGCTCGTGGCGAGTTTGCCGGTGACCACGTTGATCGCGCTTCACGACCTGAATCTCGCCGCGATGTACTGCGACCGGCTCGTCGTACTCGACAAGGGGGTGGTGGTCGCCGAGGGGCAGCCGGGGGACATCGTCACCTCGGCCCTGATCGCCGAGGTCTACGGCGTCCGCGCCGAGGTGACGCCCGTCGGCGAGGGCGGCCGTCCGCACGTGCGGTTTCTCGGAACGACCCGCGCGGCGGTCACCGGCTGGGAAACCGGTAACTGA
- a CDS encoding dihydrofolate reductase family protein — protein MSKVTCGIAMSVDGFVAGPNQTRDNPLGEIVGDRLHTWMFEEPEANAAEIAKVTSGGAYVMGRNMFGPIRGEWNPEEEWTGWWGEDPPYHAPVFVLTHHPREPVVMKGGTTFYFVTDGIEAALAEAKAAAGDRDVAIAGGASTVNQYLAAGLIDELDLHIAPVLVGEGERLFTGVGNLDLERTRVRATGLVTHVSYRFPSR, from the coding sequence ATGAGCAAGGTGACCTGTGGTATCGCGATGTCGGTCGACGGATTCGTCGCCGGGCCGAACCAGACCCGCGACAACCCGCTCGGCGAGATCGTCGGCGACCGGTTGCACACCTGGATGTTCGAGGAGCCGGAGGCCAACGCCGCCGAGATCGCGAAAGTGACCTCGGGAGGGGCCTACGTCATGGGCCGCAACATGTTCGGCCCCATCCGAGGCGAGTGGAACCCGGAGGAGGAATGGACCGGCTGGTGGGGCGAGGACCCGCCGTATCACGCTCCCGTATTCGTGCTCACCCATCATCCGAGGGAACCGGTGGTGATGAAGGGCGGCACCACCTTCTACTTCGTGACCGACGGCATCGAAGCCGCGCTCGCCGAGGCGAAAGCCGCGGCGGGCGATCGCGACGTCGCGATCGCCGGTGGTGCCTCGACGGTGAACCAGTACCTCGCGGCCGGGCTGATCGACGAGCTGGACCTGCACATCGCCCCGGTACTGGTCGGCGAAGGCGAACGGCTGTTCACCGGCGTGGGGAACCTCGATCTCGAACGGACCCGCGTGCGCGCGACCGGCCTGGTCACCCACGTCAGTTACCGGTTTCCCAGCCGGTGA
- a CDS encoding class F sortase: MPGTSQGGSRRFPAVLALLAGLAVVVVIAGRNGENAGRTAESPDRIEIPGIEAESSLIPLGLEKDGTIEVPPVEDAMQAGWYELGPGAGETGPFVVLGHIDSHTDPGIFLRLHELGEGDLVRVYRVDKSVVTYVVDRTEIVDKDRFPTEAVYGNTTGAEIRLITCGGAFDRKQGSYEENLIVYGHLVESPA; this comes from the coding sequence ATGCCAGGTACTTCCCAAGGTGGATCGCGCCGCTTTCCGGCCGTGCTCGCCCTGCTGGCCGGTCTCGCCGTCGTCGTGGTCATCGCGGGGCGGAACGGGGAAAACGCGGGTCGCACGGCCGAGTCGCCTGACCGGATCGAGATTCCCGGCATCGAAGCGGAGTCCAGCCTCATTCCGCTCGGGCTGGAGAAGGACGGGACGATCGAGGTTCCGCCGGTCGAGGACGCCATGCAGGCAGGCTGGTACGAATTGGGGCCGGGCGCGGGGGAGACCGGGCCGTTCGTCGTGCTCGGGCACATCGACTCGCACACCGACCCTGGCATCTTCCTGCGGCTTCACGAACTGGGCGAGGGTGACCTCGTGCGCGTGTACCGGGTGGACAAGTCCGTGGTCACCTACGTCGTCGACCGCACGGAAATTGTCGACAAGGACCGGTTTCCCACCGAGGCCGTCTACGGCAACACCACCGGCGCCGAGATCAGGTTGATCACCTGCGGTGGTGCCTTCGACCGGAAACAGGGAAGCTACGAGGAGAACTTGATCGTCTACGGCCACCTTGTGGAGTCACCGGCGTGA
- a CDS encoding FecCD family ABC transporter permease — protein sequence MIDTVETTGLARRVRGLGTVWFCALGLAVLAVSVAVAITIGPADLSVGDVWSVLAAKTGLGESGLSQIRTGIVWNLRLPRALLAAVCGAGLAVCGAVMQALLRNPLADPFVLGVSSGASTGAVFVIVLGVGGGALPVQGGAFVGAVLSFGVLLVLGQTLGATTERVVLSGVAVMQLFSALTSFIVLTAADAETTRGVLFWLLGSFASASWAEVLVCAVVLGGVLLVCFGYSTSLDGFAFGQDAAASLGVAVARTRLVLLCVTALLTAVLVSSVGAVGFIGLVLPHAARALVGSGHRRLIPVAAVTGAVFLVWVDTAARTLLDPQEIPVGVVTALIGVPAFVLVLYRTRFGR from the coding sequence GTGATCGACACGGTAGAGACCACGGGGCTCGCGAGGAGGGTACGCGGGCTCGGCACGGTCTGGTTCTGTGCACTCGGCCTTGCCGTGCTCGCCGTTTCCGTCGCCGTCGCCATCACGATCGGGCCCGCTGACCTCAGTGTCGGCGACGTCTGGTCGGTGCTGGCGGCGAAGACGGGGCTCGGAGAATCGGGACTGAGTCAGATTCGCACCGGGATCGTCTGGAACCTGAGACTGCCGAGGGCATTACTTGCCGCTGTCTGCGGCGCGGGCCTCGCCGTCTGCGGGGCGGTGATGCAGGCACTGCTGCGCAACCCGCTGGCCGATCCGTTCGTGCTCGGAGTGTCGTCCGGAGCTTCGACCGGTGCCGTGTTCGTCATCGTGCTCGGCGTCGGTGGCGGGGCGCTTCCCGTGCAGGGCGGTGCTTTCGTCGGCGCCGTGTTGTCGTTCGGCGTTCTGCTCGTGCTCGGTCAGACGCTGGGCGCGACGACGGAACGGGTCGTGTTGTCCGGGGTCGCCGTCATGCAGCTGTTCTCGGCGCTCACCTCGTTCATCGTGCTCACCGCCGCCGACGCGGAAACGACGCGGGGGGTGCTGTTCTGGCTGCTCGGCTCGTTCGCGTCGGCGAGCTGGGCCGAGGTGCTGGTGTGCGCGGTGGTGCTCGGCGGGGTGCTGCTCGTGTGCTTCGGCTACTCCACATCGCTCGACGGGTTCGCGTTCGGCCAGGACGCGGCGGCGAGCCTCGGGGTGGCGGTGGCGAGGACCCGGCTTGTCTTGTTGTGCGTGACGGCGTTGCTGACCGCGGTGCTGGTGAGTTCGGTCGGCGCCGTCGGGTTCATCGGGCTCGTCCTGCCGCATGCGGCGAGGGCGCTCGTCGGATCAGGCCACCGCAGATTGATTCCGGTCGCCGCCGTGACGGGCGCGGTGTTCCTGGTGTGGGTGGACACCGCGGCCCGCACGCTGCTGGACCCGCAGGAGATACCGGTCGGCGTGGTCACCGCCCTCATCGGCGTCCCCGCGTTCGTGTTGGTCCTGTATCGCACGAGGTTCGGCCGGTGA
- a CDS encoding ABC transporter substrate-binding protein: protein MPRSFSFLVPLLVIVLAGSACATSSGQGAEKPRVEGYPKVVDNCGERVTIPAPPRQAVALNQGSAEIMLALGLADRMAGTATWTDPVLPELEQANASVPRLAENMPSFERVLTTEPDFVAASFVSTLGTGGVATRKQFGELGVPTYISPSDCVKDNSGEGDGVRSAPLTMADIYGEIRDIATIFDVEERGDELVAELEERMRAATEESHVDDVSVLYWFANAESPYLAGCCGAPGVITEALGLKNVFDDTSAEWPQINWETVADRDPDVLVIGDLTRRSQTAEAAEKKIEFLESHPVTNKMTAVRNKRYILLSGQALNPSMRIVDGTEQVAAGLREFGLAG from the coding sequence ATGCCGCGCTCCTTCTCGTTCCTCGTTCCGTTGCTCGTGATCGTCCTCGCCGGTTCCGCCTGTGCCACGAGTTCCGGGCAGGGGGCGGAAAAACCGAGGGTGGAGGGTTACCCGAAGGTCGTCGACAACTGTGGCGAGCGGGTCACGATTCCCGCGCCCCCGCGCCAGGCGGTCGCGCTGAACCAGGGCAGCGCCGAGATCATGCTCGCGCTCGGGCTTGCCGACCGCATGGCGGGAACGGCGACCTGGACCGACCCCGTTCTGCCCGAACTGGAACAGGCGAACGCGTCGGTTCCGAGGCTGGCCGAGAACATGCCTTCCTTCGAGCGGGTGCTCACCACCGAGCCGGATTTCGTCGCGGCCTCTTTCGTGTCCACATTGGGCACGGGAGGCGTGGCGACCCGGAAGCAGTTCGGCGAACTCGGCGTGCCGACCTACATTTCGCCGAGCGACTGCGTCAAGGACAACTCCGGTGAGGGCGACGGCGTGCGTTCGGCTCCGCTGACCATGGCCGACATCTACGGTGAGATCAGGGACATCGCCACGATCTTCGACGTCGAGGAGCGAGGGGACGAGCTCGTCGCCGAACTGGAGGAACGGATGCGAGCGGCGACCGAAGAGTCCCATGTAGACGACGTCAGCGTGCTGTACTGGTTCGCCAACGCCGAATCCCCTTATCTCGCGGGCTGTTGTGGCGCGCCGGGGGTGATCACCGAGGCGCTTGGGCTGAAGAACGTCTTCGACGACACCTCGGCGGAATGGCCACAGATCAACTGGGAGACCGTCGCCGATCGCGACCCCGACGTACTGGTCATCGGGGATCTGACCCGCCGGTCCCAGACGGCGGAGGCGGCCGAGAAGAAAATCGAGTTCCTTGAATCGCATCCGGTGACGAACAAGATGACGGCGGTCCGCAACAAGCGCTACATCCTGCTCAGCGGGCAGGCGTTGAACCCGAGCATGCGCATCGTCGACGGCACCGAACAGGTCGCGGCGGGGCTGCGGGAGTTCGGGCTCGCCGGGTGA